Proteins from a genomic interval of Diaminobutyricimonas aerilata:
- a CDS encoding cupin domain-containing protein, whose product MTDVSATDIAAELRRVEKYWTPRVIGRVNDQYIKVARLLGELVWHAHEHEDEMFLVVSGRLRIQLPDDREVVLGPGQFHVVPRGVQHNPIADEEVEIVLIETVTTAHTGDVTVDGTVPIEQQVGDFS is encoded by the coding sequence ATGACCGACGTTTCCGCCACCGACATCGCCGCCGAACTCCGCCGCGTGGAGAAGTACTGGACGCCGAGGGTGATCGGCCGGGTCAACGACCAGTACATCAAGGTCGCCAGACTCCTCGGCGAACTGGTCTGGCACGCCCACGAACACGAGGACGAGATGTTCCTCGTCGTCTCGGGCCGGCTCCGCATCCAACTGCCCGACGACCGCGAGGTCGTCCTCGGGCCCGGGCAGTTCCACGTCGTGCCGCGTGGGGTGCAGCACAACCCGATCGCCGACGAAGAGGTCGAGATCGTGCTGATCGAGACGGTGACCACCGCGCACACGGGGGACGTGACCGTCGACGGCACCGTGCCGATCGAGCAGCAGGTCGGCGACTTCAGCTGA
- a CDS encoding LCP family protein, giving the protein MSDLRPRTRAARRAAERRAGIARHGRLPRSRPWKSILAVLATCLAVVSVSGASLAAIAVRGITDNIETVQLIEETPGPPPNIAAMDGGFNIFIAGSDTRKDQGYAGDTDTALNDVNLLLHVSQDHSNAVAVSIPRDLVIPFPACPKEDGNGSYSAASGLPINSALSRGGLPCAVLAVEELTGLDIQFAGMITFQGVIEMSNAVGGVPVCVNDAIRDPYTGLDLPEAGTYNLAGAEALAFLRSRHGVGDGSDLGRISSQQVYLSSLVRTLKSGETLGDLGKVYGIASAATRNMTLSSSLGSLDTMAAIAMALKDIPLEKVTFVQYPGTTGLGGMYEGKVAPITAQADALFDYIRSDQPFALDENALRAGAVADPNAPVTETPPPAAPTDPSAPADPSAPAADPNAAGVQTLSGVKGQTAADYTCSQAN; this is encoded by the coding sequence ATGAGCGATCTGCGCCCCCGCACCCGCGCGGCGCGACGTGCCGCCGAGCGGCGCGCCGGCATCGCGCGCCACGGACGGCTCCCGCGATCGCGCCCTTGGAAGTCGATCCTCGCCGTGCTCGCCACGTGTCTCGCGGTCGTCTCGGTGAGCGGCGCGAGCCTCGCCGCGATCGCGGTGCGCGGCATCACCGACAACATCGAGACCGTGCAGCTCATCGAGGAGACGCCCGGCCCTCCGCCCAACATCGCGGCGATGGACGGCGGATTCAACATCTTCATCGCGGGCAGCGACACCCGCAAGGATCAGGGATACGCCGGCGACACCGACACCGCGCTCAACGACGTGAACCTGCTGCTGCACGTGTCGCAGGATCACTCCAACGCCGTCGCCGTCAGCATTCCGCGCGACCTCGTCATCCCCTTCCCCGCCTGCCCGAAGGAGGACGGGAACGGCAGCTACTCCGCCGCATCCGGTCTCCCGATCAATTCCGCCCTGAGCCGTGGCGGCCTGCCGTGCGCCGTGCTCGCGGTCGAGGAGCTCACCGGACTCGACATCCAGTTCGCCGGCATGATCACGTTCCAGGGCGTCATCGAGATGTCGAACGCGGTCGGCGGAGTGCCGGTGTGCGTGAACGACGCCATCAGAGACCCGTACACCGGGCTCGACCTGCCCGAGGCGGGCACCTACAACCTCGCGGGCGCCGAGGCCCTCGCGTTCCTCCGGTCGCGGCACGGCGTGGGCGACGGCAGCGACCTGGGTCGCATCAGCTCGCAGCAGGTCTACCTCTCATCCCTTGTGCGCACCCTGAAGAGCGGTGAGACCCTCGGCGACCTGGGCAAGGTGTACGGGATCGCGAGCGCCGCCACCCGCAACATGACCCTGTCGTCGAGCCTCGGATCGCTCGACACGATGGCCGCGATCGCGATGGCACTCAAGGACATCCCGCTCGAGAAGGTGACCTTCGTGCAGTACCCGGGCACGACGGGCCTCGGCGGCATGTACGAGGGGAAGGTCGCGCCGATCACCGCGCAGGCCGACGCCCTGTTCGACTACATCCGCTCCGACCAGCCGTTCGCCCTCGACGAGAACGCGTTGCGCGCCGGTGCGGTGGCCGATCCGAACGCGCCGGTCACCGAGACACCGCCTCCCGCCGCCCCGACCGATCCCTCGGCTCCCGCCGATCCGTCCGCGCCCGCCGCGGATCCGAACGCTGCCGGCGTGCAGACGCTCAGCGGTGTGAAGGGTCAGACGGCGGCCGACTACACCTGCTCGCAAGCCAACTGA
- a CDS encoding glycosyltransferase, whose protein sequence is MRTLLSFAGGSGHLDPLLPVARALAAAGHEVAVRGSAEHVFRARENGLEPLVEPVDPQPDQPIQPLVPLDLDNEFAVIAEHFAGSAALRAAEATTRAIREWRPELVVCDELDFGAMTAAEAAGVPCAVVLVIASGGLVRPGDVAEPLRRLRARFDLSARRGVPPADLVLSPFPPSFRSPALPLPPGATSFARPVPPRRPRGPRPLVYFTLGTVFNRESGDLFERVLDGLEALDVDVVTTTGREVDPALLAPRAPRIRIERFVDHDEILPRADVVVCHGGSGTVIGALASGVPVLVLPMGADQSLNAERVAALDAGAALDALHARPNRIADVVAGLLADPPRGAATIANEYDGLPPVGAVVPALVELAGRS, encoded by the coding sequence ATGCGCACGCTTCTCTCCTTCGCCGGAGGGAGCGGACACCTCGACCCCCTGCTGCCGGTCGCCCGCGCGCTCGCCGCCGCCGGGCACGAGGTCGCGGTGCGCGGGAGCGCCGAGCACGTCTTCCGCGCTCGTGAGAACGGCCTCGAGCCGCTTGTCGAGCCAGTCGATCCTCAGCCCGACCAGCCCATTCAGCCGCTCGTGCCGCTCGACCTCGACAACGAGTTCGCGGTCATCGCCGAGCACTTCGCGGGGAGCGCGGCGCTGCGTGCCGCGGAGGCGACCACGCGCGCCATCCGCGAGTGGCGTCCGGAGCTCGTCGTCTGCGACGAGCTGGACTTCGGGGCGATGACCGCCGCGGAGGCGGCGGGCGTCCCGTGCGCGGTCGTGCTCGTCATCGCATCGGGCGGGCTCGTGCGCCCGGGCGACGTCGCGGAGCCTTTGCGGCGCCTGCGCGCGAGGTTCGACCTGAGCGCGCGACGCGGCGTTCCGCCGGCCGATCTCGTGCTCTCGCCGTTCCCCCCGTCGTTCCGGTCGCCGGCGCTGCCGCTGCCGCCCGGTGCGACGTCGTTCGCGCGGCCGGTGCCGCCGCGGCGACCGCGCGGGCCGCGTCCTCTCGTCTACTTCACGCTCGGCACGGTCTTCAACCGGGAGTCCGGGGATCTCTTCGAGCGCGTGCTGGATGGCCTCGAGGCGCTCGATGTCGACGTCGTGACGACCACCGGCCGGGAGGTCGACCCCGCGCTCCTCGCACCACGCGCGCCGCGCATCCGCATCGAGCGTTTCGTGGATCACGACGAGATCTTGCCGCGAGCCGACGTCGTGGTCTGCCACGGCGGCTCCGGCACCGTGATCGGGGCGCTCGCGAGCGGCGTGCCGGTGCTCGTGCTGCCGATGGGTGCGGATCAGTCCCTCAATGCGGAGCGGGTGGCGGCGCTCGACGCGGGAGCCGCCCTCGATGCGCTGCACGCCCGTCCGAATCGGATCGCCGACGTCGTGGCCGGGCTGCTGGCCGACCCGCCCCGCGGGGCCGCGACCATCGCGAACGAGTACGACGGTCTGCCGCCCGTGGGGGCCGTCGTTCCGGCGCTCGTCGAGTTGGCGGGCCGCTCGTAG
- a CDS encoding alpha/beta hydrolase-fold protein, producing MRSRSWAALTTAAALTAGGLLMAPAASAAGEDSWLSSPAEGLHRFTVPASAVQAAVGTTPAAVAVAVEGNFGPGGTWSQLNLGLNNGNYSATLGPLEPGLYYYQFEATIGGTEQLVGFRNPASPQEVTSQPTWNTFFVDGESADWLADVPAGGQLETISYDSTVAGAERSALVWTPPSYDADRAEPYPVLYLLPDAGQSHREWTELGRAAQILDNLAVEGEIEPMVVVMGDGDSSDARAEVLDNIVPAAEEAFNVSAEPTDRAIAGIGRGASQALNLLVTDPGEFAHVGSFSGGLTSSVSAAKAAQINAATDLVRLYVGNSTDPAYNRTAALLDKFDAAGVEYQFDGVNPDAGGIWESWQENLHDFASRLFGADQDAGPSEGHLELDGPHSLPAPGFTPTPFVDENGIVTFETGTEYANAKNVTIWANWGPSGNWLRIPMVKQGDRWRLTLGPLDGGSYYYKFVVDRVDKKDTSNPTKVTSEPNWSTFFVAGPGIRGEYTGDVPAEQRGAVSTMAYTSTAGEQQRSAHVWTPPGYDAERAAAYPVFYLQHGGGQTWTDWIEVGRAAQIFDNLYRKGDIVPMVVVMGNGNGVDFPKELLERIVPAAENAYHVSSDPAQRALAGLSMGSGQALSTLWAHPGKFAYVSGFSAFGAPPANADIEAINAGTKLLRIYSGDLQDFTYQPTLSLIAAMEERGVNHEFAPLIPGPHSWDVWQKALIDFAPRLFKADTSAGIPIEATIAEGENGVLALTVADFGDGVTLSEPENAGDRLRFTGALPEVTVSDSRTAQQAGVGGWAVSGQADAFTSTGQTVGADHLGWTPQVLTPRPGLTAGAPVATVMSGGSGLDTPGRLASADREGRFGSAKLGAALSLEVPVDTQPGTYTGKITVSLFPVD from the coding sequence GTGAGATCGCGCTCGTGGGCTGCGCTCACGACCGCCGCGGCGCTGACCGCCGGAGGGTTGCTGATGGCCCCCGCCGCGAGCGCCGCCGGCGAGGACTCGTGGTTGTCCTCGCCCGCGGAGGGCCTGCACCGGTTCACGGTGCCGGCGAGCGCTGTGCAAGCCGCCGTCGGCACCACGCCCGCGGCCGTCGCCGTCGCCGTCGAGGGCAACTTCGGACCGGGCGGCACCTGGTCGCAGCTCAACCTCGGGCTCAACAACGGCAACTATTCGGCCACCCTCGGACCACTCGAGCCGGGCCTGTACTACTACCAGTTCGAGGCGACGATCGGCGGAACCGAGCAGCTCGTCGGGTTCCGCAACCCCGCGAGCCCCCAGGAGGTCACCTCGCAGCCCACCTGGAACACCTTCTTCGTGGACGGCGAGTCGGCCGACTGGCTCGCCGACGTACCGGCCGGCGGACAGCTCGAGACGATCTCGTACGACAGCACGGTGGCCGGCGCCGAACGATCGGCGCTCGTCTGGACCCCGCCGAGCTACGACGCCGACCGGGCCGAGCCGTATCCGGTGCTGTACCTGCTGCCGGATGCCGGACAGAGCCACCGTGAGTGGACTGAACTCGGCCGTGCCGCGCAGATCCTCGACAACCTCGCCGTGGAAGGCGAGATCGAGCCGATGGTCGTGGTGATGGGCGACGGCGACTCGAGCGACGCCCGCGCCGAAGTGCTCGACAACATCGTGCCCGCGGCCGAGGAGGCGTTCAACGTCTCCGCCGAGCCGACCGACCGGGCCATCGCCGGCATCGGCAGGGGAGCGTCGCAAGCCCTCAACCTGCTCGTCACCGATCCCGGCGAGTTCGCGCACGTCGGATCGTTCTCGGGCGGGCTCACGAGCAGCGTGAGCGCGGCCAAGGCGGCGCAGATCAACGCCGCGACCGACCTCGTGCGGCTCTACGTGGGCAACAGCACCGACCCGGCCTACAACCGCACGGCCGCCCTTCTCGACAAGTTCGACGCGGCGGGCGTGGAGTACCAGTTCGACGGCGTCAACCCCGACGCGGGAGGCATCTGGGAGAGCTGGCAGGAGAACCTGCACGACTTCGCGTCGCGCCTGTTCGGAGCCGACCAGGACGCCGGCCCGAGCGAGGGACACCTCGAGCTCGACGGGCCGCACTCGCTGCCCGCACCGGGCTTCACTCCCACCCCGTTCGTCGACGAGAACGGCATCGTCACCTTCGAGACCGGCACCGAGTACGCGAACGCCAAGAATGTCACCATCTGGGCCAACTGGGGTCCCTCGGGCAACTGGTTGCGCATCCCGATGGTGAAGCAGGGCGACCGGTGGCGTCTGACGCTCGGGCCGCTCGACGGCGGTTCGTACTACTACAAGTTCGTCGTCGACCGGGTCGACAAGAAGGACACGTCGAACCCGACCAAGGTGACCTCGGAGCCCAACTGGAGCACGTTCTTCGTGGCCGGCCCCGGCATCCGCGGCGAGTACACCGGGGACGTGCCGGCGGAGCAGCGCGGGGCCGTCTCGACGATGGCCTACACGAGCACCGCGGGGGAGCAGCAACGTTCCGCCCACGTCTGGACTCCGCCCGGATACGACGCCGAGCGGGCCGCGGCCTACCCGGTGTTCTACCTCCAACACGGCGGCGGGCAGACCTGGACCGACTGGATCGAGGTGGGCCGCGCGGCGCAGATCTTCGACAACCTGTACCGCAAGGGCGACATCGTGCCGATGGTCGTGGTGATGGGCAACGGCAACGGGGTCGACTTCCCCAAGGAACTGCTCGAGCGCATCGTCCCGGCCGCCGAGAACGCGTACCACGTGTCCTCCGACCCGGCGCAGCGCGCGCTCGCGGGCCTCTCGATGGGATCCGGCCAGGCGCTCAGCACGCTGTGGGCCCACCCCGGGAAGTTCGCGTACGTGTCCGGATTCTCCGCGTTCGGCGCACCGCCGGCGAACGCCGACATCGAGGCCATCAACGCGGGTACGAAGCTGCTGCGGATCTACTCCGGTGACCTGCAGGACTTCACCTACCAGCCCACCCTCTCGCTCATCGCGGCGATGGAGGAGCGCGGCGTGAACCACGAGTTCGCCCCGCTCATCCCGGGCCCGCACAGCTGGGACGTCTGGCAGAAGGCGCTCATCGACTTCGCGCCGCGGCTGTTCAAGGCGGACACGAGTGCGGGCATCCCGATCGAGGCGACGATCGCAGAGGGTGAGAACGGTGTGCTCGCCCTCACCGTGGCCGACTTCGGCGACGGAGTGACGCTGTCCGAACCCGAGAACGCCGGCGACCGCTTGCGCTTCACGGGCGCCCTGCCCGAGGTGACGGTCAGCGACTCGCGGACCGCGCAGCAGGCGGGCGTCGGCGGATGGGCGGTGTCGGGTCAGGCGGACGCCTTCACCTCGACCGGCCAGACCGTCGGCGCGGACCACCTCGGCTGGACGCCGCAGGTGCTCACGCCGCGTCCCGGGCTCACGGCGGGGGCGCCAGTCGCCACCGTCATGAGCGGCGGATCGGGGCTGGACACCCCCGGCCGTCTCGCCTCGGCCGACCGTGAAGGACGGTTCGGTTCGGCGAAGCTCGGTGCGGCGCTGTCGCTGGAGGTCCCGGTGGACACCCAGCCCGGCACCTACACCGGGAAGATCACCGTGTCGCTGTTCCCTGTCGACTGA
- a CDS encoding LacI family DNA-binding transcriptional regulator: MARLAGVSIKTVSNVIHDYPYVKDATRTRVQNAIDTLGYQPNLSARGLRSGRTGVIGLAVPALRENYFAELADAVIRAAESRGLSVLVEQTSGDRDAELRVLSGSRPRFLDGLLFSPVALGQDDAKFLEVPYPIVLLGERIFGGPTDHVTMHNTSAARAAVEHLIGIGRRRVAVVGASVTDTGTNSSTLRLRGYRQALEAAGIGFDPDLVRECAHWNRDGGAEATHRLIRDGVSFDAVFALNDSLGLGVLRALREEEIRVPEDVAVIGFDNIDEARFSVPSMSSVATKREELAEAAVALLTERFQEKEPRLPPRLVQPDFTIVARESTGTYSPTHADATPAGASQER, encoded by the coding sequence GTGGCGAGGCTCGCCGGTGTCTCGATCAAGACCGTCTCGAATGTCATCCACGATTACCCGTACGTCAAGGACGCGACGCGAACTCGCGTGCAGAACGCGATCGACACGCTCGGCTACCAGCCGAATCTCTCCGCCCGCGGACTGCGTTCGGGACGCACCGGGGTCATCGGCCTCGCGGTGCCCGCATTGCGCGAGAACTACTTCGCCGAGCTCGCCGACGCCGTGATCCGCGCGGCCGAGAGCCGGGGGCTCAGCGTGCTCGTGGAGCAGACCAGCGGCGACCGTGATGCGGAGCTGCGCGTGCTCTCCGGCAGCCGACCCCGGTTCCTCGACGGCCTGCTCTTCAGCCCGGTGGCGCTCGGTCAGGACGACGCGAAGTTCCTCGAGGTGCCCTACCCCATCGTGCTGCTCGGCGAGCGCATCTTCGGGGGACCGACCGATCACGTGACCATGCACAACACGTCGGCCGCCCGAGCCGCCGTCGAGCACCTGATCGGCATCGGCCGCCGCCGGGTCGCGGTGGTCGGTGCGAGCGTCACCGACACCGGCACCAACTCGAGCACCCTGCGTCTGCGCGGCTACCGGCAGGCGCTCGAAGCCGCGGGCATCGGCTTCGACCCCGACCTGGTGCGCGAGTGCGCGCACTGGAACCGCGACGGCGGCGCCGAGGCGACGCACCGTCTCATCCGCGACGGGGTCTCCTTCGACGCCGTCTTCGCGCTCAACGACTCCCTCGGTCTGGGCGTGCTGCGCGCCCTGCGCGAAGAGGAGATCCGGGTGCCCGAGGACGTCGCCGTCATCGGATTCGACAACATCGACGAGGCCCGCTTCTCGGTGCCCTCGATGTCGAGCGTCGCGACGAAGCGGGAGGAGCTCGCCGAGGCGGCGGTCGCGCTGCTCACCGAGCGCTTCCAGGAGAAGGAGCCGCGACTGCCTCCGCGACTGGTGCAGCCCGACTTCACGATCGTCGCCCGGGAGTCGACCGGCACGTACTCGCCGACCCACGCCGACGCCACGCCCGCCGGAGCGTCGCAGGAGCGCTGA
- a CDS encoding sugar phosphate isomerase/epimerase family protein has product MSLTADDWPIAASMLSFGSAPRSGDPAERGRWRDDLQEVADAGFTEIDLTDSWLPFGDLTDEQTRLLRETIDEAGVSAVSLSAIRRSVIDEEHGDDHLAFAHRTLDRAAELGVGVVSFGLHRALTDEQRKQLWFWTVAGHRDRDADEVRSLAASRFRELGRHAAEVGVLLSLELYEHTLLGSAASAVRLVEEIDLDVVGLNPDIGNLIRLHEPVEHWRDIVEATMPYANFWHVKNYSRDEDAVAGWFSAVPSYLENGLIDYRSSVKIALASGFQGVICTEHYGGDGLSMSAANRDYLRTRVLPRRPVEVGRSRVRQHYPEGRNR; this is encoded by the coding sequence GTGAGTCTGACCGCCGATGATTGGCCGATCGCAGCCTCGATGCTGTCGTTCGGATCCGCCCCGCGTTCGGGCGATCCCGCCGAGCGCGGGCGATGGCGCGACGATCTCCAGGAGGTCGCCGACGCCGGCTTCACCGAGATCGACCTGACCGACTCCTGGTTGCCGTTCGGCGACCTGACCGACGAGCAGACGCGACTGCTGCGCGAGACGATCGACGAGGCGGGCGTGAGCGCCGTCTCACTCTCGGCCATCCGGCGGAGCGTGATCGACGAGGAGCACGGCGACGACCACCTCGCCTTCGCGCACCGCACCCTCGACCGGGCGGCCGAGCTCGGGGTGGGCGTGGTCTCGTTCGGATTGCATCGTGCTCTCACCGACGAGCAGCGCAAGCAGCTCTGGTTCTGGACGGTCGCGGGTCACCGCGACCGGGATGCCGACGAGGTCCGCTCGCTCGCCGCGAGCCGGTTCCGGGAACTCGGCCGGCACGCGGCTGAGGTGGGCGTGCTGCTCTCCCTCGAACTGTACGAGCACACCCTGCTCGGGTCCGCCGCATCCGCGGTGCGACTCGTCGAGGAGATCGACCTCGACGTGGTCGGACTGAACCCCGACATCGGCAACCTCATCCGCCTCCACGAACCGGTCGAGCACTGGCGCGACATCGTCGAAGCCACGATGCCGTACGCGAACTTCTGGCACGTCAAGAACTACAGCCGCGACGAGGACGCCGTCGCCGGCTGGTTCTCGGCCGTGCCCAGCTACCTCGAAAACGGGCTCATCGACTACCGGTCCTCGGTCAAGATCGCGCTCGCCTCGGGGTTCCAGGGCGTCATCTGCACCGAGCACTACGGCGGCGACGGACTGAGCATGAGCGCCGCCAACCGCGACTACCTGCGCACCCGGGTGCTTCCCCGGCGTCCGGTCGAGGTGGGCAGGAGTCGCGTGCGACAGCACTACCCGGAAGGAAGAAACCGATGA
- a CDS encoding dihydroxyacetone kinase family protein yields the protein MTRIHSDPDTFVDDALTGFALANADRVRRVDGGVVRAHPLAPGNVAVVVGGGSGHYPAFAGVVGVGMAAGAVCGNIFTSPSAGQAVRVARAAEAGGGVLFSYGNYAGDVLHFGEAERKLREDGIDVRTVLVTDDVASAPVDEIDRRRGIAGDFCVFRIAGAAAERGDSLDEVERLARRANAMTRSHGVAFAGCTLPGAAEPLFTVPEGMMSIGLGIHGEPGVRDVPMQRAPELARTLLEPLLAERPEGAGRRATLLVNGLGTVKYEELFVLYRYVADELAAADVEIVAPECGELVTSLDMAGVSLTLMWLEEELEQLWLAPASAPAFRRGSVEPGTAAPTAPEDAAAPVAERPTVAVGEASIAAAGAARNLLHAAREAVRSEVDALGALDAVAGDGDHGVGMLRGLEAACRAADDADPAVGIEELLDGAGSAWSEKAGGTSGALWGAALGALGAALGDRERYTPVVIGEAVAAAAEELVRLGGAEPGDKTMVDAVLPYRDALARAVADGAVLAVAARSAADVARAAADETAALTPRKGRARPLAERSVGHPDPGAISFALIAATVADVLEKEGSQS from the coding sequence ATGACCCGCATCCACTCCGATCCCGACACCTTCGTCGACGACGCGCTCACCGGATTCGCGCTCGCCAACGCCGATCGGGTGCGCCGCGTCGACGGCGGCGTGGTCCGCGCGCACCCGCTTGCTCCTGGCAACGTCGCCGTCGTCGTCGGCGGGGGCTCGGGCCACTATCCCGCCTTCGCGGGCGTCGTCGGCGTCGGCATGGCCGCCGGCGCCGTCTGCGGCAACATCTTCACCTCGCCGTCGGCCGGCCAGGCCGTCCGCGTCGCGCGCGCCGCCGAGGCGGGCGGCGGCGTGCTCTTCAGCTACGGCAACTACGCGGGCGATGTGCTGCACTTCGGCGAGGCGGAGCGCAAGCTGCGCGAGGACGGCATCGACGTGCGCACCGTGCTCGTCACCGACGACGTCGCGAGCGCCCCCGTCGACGAGATCGATCGTCGGCGGGGGATCGCCGGCGACTTCTGCGTCTTCCGGATCGCGGGCGCGGCCGCCGAACGCGGCGACTCCCTCGACGAGGTCGAGCGACTGGCGCGGCGGGCGAACGCGATGACCCGCAGCCACGGCGTCGCATTCGCCGGATGCACGCTCCCCGGCGCCGCGGAGCCGCTGTTCACCGTTCCCGAGGGCATGATGTCGATCGGCCTCGGCATCCACGGCGAACCGGGCGTGCGCGACGTGCCGATGCAACGCGCACCGGAGCTCGCCCGCACCCTGCTGGAGCCGCTGCTCGCGGAACGGCCCGAAGGGGCGGGCCGCCGGGCGACCCTGCTCGTCAACGGGCTGGGCACCGTGAAGTACGAGGAGCTGTTCGTGCTCTACCGGTACGTCGCCGACGAGCTCGCCGCGGCGGACGTGGAGATCGTCGCACCGGAGTGCGGCGAGCTCGTCACGAGCCTCGACATGGCCGGCGTCTCGCTCACCCTCATGTGGCTCGAAGAGGAGCTCGAGCAGTTGTGGCTCGCCCCCGCCTCGGCTCCCGCCTTCCGACGAGGGTCCGTCGAGCCGGGCACCGCGGCGCCGACGGCACCGGAGGACGCGGCCGCCCCGGTCGCCGAGCGGCCGACTGTGGCCGTCGGCGAGGCGTCGATCGCGGCGGCCGGCGCGGCGCGGAACCTGCTGCACGCCGCACGAGAGGCCGTCCGGTCCGAAGTCGACGCCCTCGGGGCCCTCGACGCGGTCGCGGGCGATGGCGACCACGGCGTGGGGATGTTGCGCGGGCTCGAAGCCGCGTGCCGCGCGGCCGACGACGCCGACCCGGCGGTCGGCATCGAGGAGCTGCTCGACGGCGCGGGCTCGGCGTGGTCCGAGAAGGCCGGCGGCACCTCGGGCGCGCTCTGGGGGGCCGCCCTCGGCGCCCTCGGCGCCGCTCTCGGCGACCGGGAGAGGTACACCCCCGTAGTCATCGGCGAGGCGGTCGCCGCCGCCGCGGAGGAGCTCGTGCGACTCGGCGGTGCCGAACCGGGCGACAAGACCATGGTCGACGCCGTGCTGCCGTACCGCGACGCCCTCGCGCGCGCAGTCGCCGACGGCGCGGTGCTCGCGGTCGCGGCGAGATCCGCCGCGGACGTCGCCCGCGCGGCCGCCGACGAGACGGCGGCGCTCACCCCCCGCAAGGGACGGGCGCGGCCGCTCGCCGAACGCAGCGTCGGGCATCCGGACCCCGGAGCGATCTCGTTCGCCCTCATCGCCGCGACCGTCGCGGATGTACTCGAGAAGGAAGGCAGTCAGTCATGA
- a CDS encoding ribose-5-phosphate isomerase, with translation MTWSIVIGADDAGFAYKEVLREYLEKDPRVREVIDVGVDADGTTPYPRVAIAAAEKVADGSVDRALLVCGTGLGVAIAANKVRGVRAVTAHDSYSVERSVLSNNAQVLTFGARVIGIELAKKLTDEWLSHEFDPGSASAAKVELIEGYEEGDAR, from the coding sequence ATGACCTGGAGCATCGTCATCGGAGCCGACGACGCCGGATTCGCCTACAAGGAGGTGCTCCGCGAGTACCTCGAGAAGGACCCGCGCGTGCGCGAGGTGATCGACGTCGGTGTGGATGCCGACGGCACGACACCGTACCCGCGCGTCGCGATCGCGGCGGCCGAGAAGGTGGCGGATGGCTCGGTCGACCGTGCGCTCCTCGTCTGCGGCACCGGACTCGGCGTCGCGATCGCCGCCAACAAGGTGCGCGGGGTGCGCGCCGTCACCGCGCACGACAGCTACTCGGTCGAGCGGTCGGTGTTGAGCAACAACGCCCAGGTGCTCACCTTCGGTGCGCGCGTGATCGGCATCGAGCTCGCGAAGAAGCTCACCGATGAGTGGTTGTCGCACGAGTTCGACCCCGGTTCCGCCTCGGCGGCGAAGGTGGAACTCATCGAGGGGTACGAGGAAGGGGACGCACGATGA
- a CDS encoding 3-hydroxyacyl-CoA dehydrogenase family protein yields the protein MIDRTAVVGSGYMGGGIAQVLALAGREVALADVSAEVATASRERVIREAGAYASRGLWPADAQERVAEHVTAAPSMEAAVAEARFVEEAVPEILSVKHDVLGRISAAAPADAIIGSNTSTIRIADLATAVAAPERFLGVHFSNPAPFVPGVEVIPHAGTDESLVPAVIDLLAASGKVGVRVADVTGFVLNRLQYALFTEAARLVEEGVASAEEVDLIARTTFGFRLPFFGPFAIADIAGLDVYEFCYGSLSAAYPDRFQPPHSLTERTARGEKGVKSGRGYLSTPPEQQPELVAYRDEAYAALSALLERLGPPPVQY from the coding sequence ATGATCGACAGGACCGCAGTGGTCGGATCCGGCTACATGGGCGGCGGCATCGCGCAAGTGCTCGCGCTCGCCGGCAGGGAGGTGGCGCTCGCCGACGTCTCCGCCGAGGTCGCGACGGCCAGTCGCGAGCGCGTCATCCGCGAGGCGGGCGCGTACGCGTCCCGAGGCCTGTGGCCGGCGGATGCGCAGGAGCGCGTCGCCGAGCACGTGACGGCCGCCCCCTCCATGGAGGCCGCCGTCGCGGAGGCCCGGTTCGTCGAGGAGGCGGTGCCCGAGATCCTCAGCGTCAAGCACGACGTGCTCGGCCGGATCTCGGCGGCCGCCCCCGCGGACGCGATCATCGGCAGCAACACCTCGACCATCCGGATCGCCGATCTCGCGACGGCGGTCGCGGCCCCCGAGAGGTTCCTCGGCGTGCACTTCAGCAACCCCGCGCCGTTCGTGCCCGGGGTCGAGGTCATCCCGCACGCCGGCACCGACGAGTCCCTCGTGCCGGCGGTCATCGACCTGCTCGCCGCGAGCGGCAAGGTCGGGGTGCGGGTGGCCGACGTGACGGGCTTCGTGCTCAACCGGCTGCAGTACGCGCTCTTCACCGAGGCCGCGCGACTCGTGGAGGAGGGGGTCGCCTCGGCAGAAGAGGTCGACCTCATCGCCCGCACGACGTTCGGATTCCGCCTGCCGTTCTTCGGACCCTTCGCGATCGCCGACATCGCCGGGCTCGACGTGTACGAGTTCTGCTACGGCTCGCTCAGTGCCGCGTATCCGGATCGGTTCCAGCCGCCGCACTCGCTCACCGAGCGCACCGCCCGCGGCGAGAAGGGCGTGAAGTCGGGGCGCGGCTACCTCTCGACGCCGCCCGAGCAGCAGCCCGAACTCGTCGCGTACCGCGACGAGGCGTACGCGGCGCTGAGCGCGCTGCTCGAGCGACTCGGGCCGCCTCCCGTCCAGTACTGA